A stretch of the Medicago truncatula cultivar Jemalong A17 chromosome 5, MtrunA17r5.0-ANR, whole genome shotgun sequence genome encodes the following:
- the LOC11425815 gene encoding PH, RCC1 and FYVE domains-containing protein 1, with protein sequence MEGFGMNSDLSRTGAVERDIEQAITALKKGACLLKYGRRGKPKFCPFRLSNDESVLIWFSGKEEKHLKLSHVSRIISGQRTPIFQRYPRPEKEYQSFSLIYNDRSLDLICKDKDEAEVWFSGLKALISRSHHRKWRTESRSDGIPSEANSPRTYTRRSSPLHSPFGSNESSQKDSGDHLRLHSPYESPPKNGLDKALDVVLYAVPQKSFFPLDSASASVHSISSGGSDSMHGHMKTMGMDAFRVSLSSAVSSSSQGSGHDDGDALGDVFIWGEGTGDGVVGGGNHRVGSGLGVKIDSLFPKALESAVVLDVQNIACGGRHAALVTKQGEIFSWGEESGGRLGHGVDSDVLHPKLIDALSNTNIELVACGEYHTCAVTLSGDLYTWGNGAYNYGLLGHGNQVSHWVPKRVNGPLEGIHVSYISCGPWHTAVVTSAGQLFTFGDGTFGALGHGDRKSVSLPREVESLKGLRTMRASCGVWHTAAVVEVMVGNSSSSNCSSGKLFTWGDGDKGRLGHGDKEAKLVPTCVALVEHNFCQVACGHSLTVALTTSGHVYAMGSPVYGQLGNPQADGKLPTRVEGKLLKSFVEEIACGAYHVAVLTLRNEVYTWGKGANGRLGHGDTDDRNNPTLVDALKDKHVKSIACGTNFTAAICLHKWVSGVDQSMCSGCRLPFNFKRKRHNCYNCGLVFCHSCSSKKSLKASMAPNPNKPYRVCDGCFNKLRKTLETDSSSHSSVSRRGSINQGSLELIDKDDKLDTRSRNQLARFSSMESFKQVESRSSKKNKKLEFNSSRVSPVPNGGSQRGALNISKSFNPVFGSSKKFFSASVPGSRIVSRATSPISRRPSPPRSTTPTPTLGGLTTPKIVVDDAKKTNDSLSQEVIKLRSQVESLTRKAQLQEIELERTSKQLKDAIAIAGEETAKCKAAKEVIKSLTAQLKDMAERLPVGTAKSVKSPSIASFGSNELSFAAIDRLNIQATSPEADLTGSNTQLLSNGSSTVSNRSTGQNKQSQSDSTNRNGSRTKDSESRSETEWVEQDEPGVYITLTSLPGGVIDLKRVRFSRKRFSEKQAENWWAENRVRVYEQYNVRMVDKSSVGVGSEDLAN encoded by the exons ATGGAAGGGTTCGG AATGAATTCGGATCTTAGCAGAACTGGTGCTGTTGAAAGAGACATTGAGCAG GCCATTACTGCATTGAAAAAAGGGGCTTGCTTGCTCAAGTATGGAAGAAGGGGAAAGCCCAAGTTTTGCCCCTTTCGACTTTCGAAT GATGAATCTGTTTTGATATGGTTCTCAGGGAAAGAAGAGAAACACCTTAAACTGAGTCATGTCTCTAGAATTATATCTGGACAACGCACG CCTATCTTTCAAAGATATCCGCGACCTGAGAAGGAATACCAGTCATTTTCTCTTATCTACAATGATAGGTCATTGGACTTG ATATGCAAGGATAAAGATGAAGCTGAGGTTTGGTTCAGTGGTTTGAAAGCATTAATTTCACGTAGCCATCACCGGAAGTGGAGAACAGAGTCAAGAAGTGATGGTATTCCGTCTGAAGCTAATAGTCCTCGAACATACACAAGAAGAAGTTCCCCTTTACATTCTCCATTTGGTAGTAATGAGAGTTCTCAGAAG GATAGTGGGGATCACCTTCGCCTTCATAGCCCATATGAGAGCCCCCCTAAAAATGGTTTGGATAAAGCATTAGATGTGGTCTTGTATGCCGTTCCTCAAAAAAGTTTCTTCCCTCTGGATTCTGCCAGTGCTTCTGTCCACTCTATATCATCCGGAGGATCAGACAGTATGCATGGTCACATGAAGACAATGGGTATGGATGCTTTTAGAGTTAGTCTATCAAGTGCTGTCAGCTCATCTAGCCAAGGTTCTGGTCATGATGATGGTGATGCTTTAGGGGATGTTTTCATTTGGGGGGAAGGCACAGGTGATGGTGTTGTTGGTGGTGGTAATCATAGAGTTGGGAGTGGTTTGGGTGTAAAAATTGATTCTCTATTCCCAAAAGCCTTAGAATCTGCGGTAGTTCTCGATGTGCAGAATATTGCTTGTGGTGGACGACATGCGGCTTTAGTGACCAAACAAGGTGAAATTTTCTCTTGGGGAGAGGAATCGGGAGGCAGGCTTGGGCATGGTGTAGACTCTGATGTTCTCCATCCAAAGCTTATAGACGCTCTAAGTAATACAAACATTGAGCTTGTAGCTTGTGGGGAGTATCATACATGTGCTGTGACACTTTCAGGTGATCTTTATACATGGGGTAATGGTGCATACAATTATGGTCTTCTGGGGCATGGAAATCAAGTGAGCCACTGGGTCCCAAAGAGAGTAAATGGCCCCCTAGAAGGCATACACGTTTCATATATTTCATGTGGACCATGGCATACCGCTGTTGTAACATCTGCTGGGCAATTATTCACTTTCGGCGACGGCACATTTGGTGCTTTGGGTCATGGTGACCGAAAAAGTGTCTCATTGCCAAGGGAAGTCGAGTCCCTCAAAGGTCTTCGTACTATGCGGGCTTCTTGCGGTGTTTGGCATACTGCTGCTGTTGTGGAAGTCATGGTTGGAAATTCAAGTTCCAGCAACTGCTCTTCAGGGAAGCTGTTTACTTGGGGTGATGGAGACAAAGGTCGACTCGGGCATGGTGATAAGGAAGCAAAACTTGTTCCAACCTGTGTTGCCCTTGTTGAACATAACTTTTGTCAAGTTGCTTGTGGACACAGTCTCACGGTTGCACTTACCACATCAGGCCACGTTTATGCGATGGGAAGTCCTGTCTATGGCCAGTTAGGAAATCCTCAAGCTGATGGGAAGCTACCCACCCGTGTGGAAGGAAAACTGTTGAAGAGTTTTGTGGAGGAGATAGCTTGTGGTGCATATCATGTTGCAGTTCTAACTTTAAGGAATGAAGTTTACACCTGGGGGAAAGGTGCAAATGGACGTTTAGGCCATGGGGATACAGATGATAGAAATAATCCAACACTAGTAGATGCTCTGAAAGACAAACATGTAAAAAGTATTGCTTGTGGAACTAATTTCACTGCAGCTATCTGTTTACATAAGTGGGTATCTGGTGTTGATCAGTCTATGTGTTCAGGCTGTCGTTTGCCatttaatttcaaaagaaaacgTCACAATTGTTATAATTGTGGACTTGTTTTTTGCCATTCATGTAGCAGTAAGAAGTCTCTTAAGGCTTCAATGGCTCCAAACCCCAACAAACCTTATCGTGTATGTGATGGTTGTTTTAATAAACTTAGGAAAACTTTAGAAACTGATTCTTCATCTCATTCTTCTGTTAGCAGAAGAGGAAGTATTAATCAGGGGTCTCTTGAGTTGATTGATAAGGATGATAAATTGGATACCAGATCTCGTAATCAACTTGCCAGATTTTCTTCGATGGAATCCTTCAAACAAGTGGAAAGCAGatcttcaaagaaaaacaagaaattggAGTTCAACAGTAGCCGTGTCTCTCCTGTTCCAAATGGAGGTTCACAACGGGGAGCACTGAATATTTCTAAATCCTTTAATCCTGTTTTTGGATCGTCAAAGAAATTTTTCTCGGCTTCTGTTCCTGGATCTAGAATTGTATCCCGGGCAACATCCCCAATATCTAGACGGCCTAGCCCACCTCGTTCAACTACTCCAACCCCAACACTGGGAGGTCTTACAACCCCAAAAATTGTTGTGGATGATGCTAAGAAGACTAATGATAGCCTCAGTCAGGAGGTTATTAAATTAAGATCACAG GTGGAAAGCCTGACACGGAAGGCCCAACTTCAAGAAATCGAGTTGGAAAGAACTTCTAAACAACTAAAAGATGCAATAGCAATTGCTGGGGAAGAAACTGCCAAATGTAAAGCAGCAAAGGAAGTGATCAAGTCACTTACTGCCCAG TTGAAGGACATGGCTGAGAGGCTACCTGTTGGGACAGCTAAGAGTGTCAAATCACCTTCTATTGCTTCTTTTGGTTCCAATGAACTTAGCTTTGCTGCCATTGATCGATTAAATATTCAAGCAACAAGCCCAGAAGCAGATTTAACTGGATCAAATACTCAGTTACTTTCGAATGGATCAAGCACCGTTAGTAATCGCAGTACAGGTCAGAATAAACAGAGCCAATCAGATTCAACTAATAGAAATGGGAGCAGAACAAAGGATAGTGAATCCCGTAGTGAGACTGAATGGGTTGAGCAAGATGAACCTGGTGTATATATTACACTCACGTCCCTACCAGGAGGTGTAATAGATCTTAAGAGAGTTCGCTTCAG TCGGAAGCGGTTTAGTGAGAAACAAGCAGAAAATTGGTGGGCTGAGAATCGCGTAAGAGTATATGAACAATACAATGTTCGCATGGTTGACAAGTCCAGTGTTGGTGTTGGGAGTGAGGACCTGGCTAATTGA